The Rhododendron vialii isolate Sample 1 chromosome 8a, ASM3025357v1 genome has a window encoding:
- the LOC131298149 gene encoding UDP-rhamnose/UDP-galactose transporter 5-like isoform X1 has product MIMPPASKADSKATLDAAAWAFNIVTSVGIILVNKALMATYGFRFATTLTGLHFATTTLMTVVLRWMGHIQSSHLPASEILKFVIFANFSIVGMNVSLMWNSVGFYQIAKLSMIPVSCFLEVFLGKKRYSRDTKLSILLVLLGVAICTVTDMSVNAKGFIAAFVAVWATALQQYYVHFLQKKYALGSFNLLGHTAPVQAASLLLLGPFVDYCLTNKTVGAYPYSTTSVYFIILSCTIAIGTNLSQFICIGRFSALTFQVLGHMKTILILTLGFIFFGKEGLNLHVVLGMVIAILGMIWYGNASSKPGGTETRTISSPHPKPQNQNGLSESSELDEKV; this is encoded by the exons ATGATAATGCCTCCTGCTAGCAAGGCTGACTCGAAAGCGACTCTTGATGCAGCGGCATGGGCATTCAATATCGTCACATCTGTTGGAATTATTCTTGTCAATAAGGCCTTAATGGCCACTTATGGATTTAGATTTG CTACAACGTTAACTGGTCTTCATTTTGCCACAACCACCTTGATGACTGTTGTACTTAGATGGATGGGACATATCCAGTCTTCTCATCTACCAGCATCtgagattttaaaatttgttataTTCGCAAACTTTTCTATAGTTGGGATGAATGTGAGCTTGATGTGGAACTCAGTGGGATTCTATCAG ATTGCAAAGCTGAGTATGATCCCTGTATCCTGTTTTCTGGAAGttttcttgggaaaaaaaagatactCAAGGGACACCAAGCTCAGCATATTGTTAGTTCTCTTGGGAGTTGCCATCTGTACTGTTACGGATATGAGTGTAAATGCCAAGGGCTTTATAGCTGCCTTTGTGGCAGTTTGGGCCACTGCTCTTCAACAGTAT TATGTACATTTCCTTCAAAAGAAATATGCACTAGGATCTTTCAACCTATTAGGGCATACCGCACCAGTGCAAGCTGCTTCTCTTCTGTTATTAGGGCCCTTTGTGGACTATTGCTTGACAAATAAAACAGTTGGCGCATATCCATATAGTACAACATCTGTG TACTTCATTATCTTATCATGCACGATCGCGATAGGGACCAATCTCAGCCAATTCATTTGCATCGGCAGATTCTCAGCCTTGACCTTCCAAGTGCTTGGCCATATGAAGACTATTCTTATCCTGACCTTAGGTTTCATTTTCTTTGGGAAAGAAGGTCTTAACCTACACGTAGTTCTGGGCATGGTAATTGCGATTTTGGGAATGATATGGTATGGGAACGCCTCTTCTAAGCCCGGAGGAACAGAGACTCGGACCATTTCTTCGCCACACCCCAAaccccaaaaccaaaacggATTATCAGAATCCAGCGAGCTTGATGAGAAGGTGTAG
- the LOC131298149 gene encoding UDP-rhamnose/UDP-galactose transporter 4-like isoform X2, with translation MIMPPASKADSKATLDAAAWAFNIVTSVGIILVNKALMATYGFRFATTLTGLHFATTTLMTVVLRWMGHIQSSHLPASEILKFVIFANFSIVGMNVSLMWNSVGFYQYVHFLQKKYALGSFNLLGHTAPVQAASLLLLGPFVDYCLTNKTVGAYPYSTTSVYFIILSCTIAIGTNLSQFICIGRFSALTFQVLGHMKTILILTLGFIFFGKEGLNLHVVLGMVIAILGMIWYGNASSKPGGTETRTISSPHPKPQNQNGLSESSELDEKV, from the exons ATGATAATGCCTCCTGCTAGCAAGGCTGACTCGAAAGCGACTCTTGATGCAGCGGCATGGGCATTCAATATCGTCACATCTGTTGGAATTATTCTTGTCAATAAGGCCTTAATGGCCACTTATGGATTTAGATTTG CTACAACGTTAACTGGTCTTCATTTTGCCACAACCACCTTGATGACTGTTGTACTTAGATGGATGGGACATATCCAGTCTTCTCATCTACCAGCATCtgagattttaaaatttgttataTTCGCAAACTTTTCTATAGTTGGGATGAATGTGAGCTTGATGTGGAACTCAGTGGGATTCTATCAG TATGTACATTTCCTTCAAAAGAAATATGCACTAGGATCTTTCAACCTATTAGGGCATACCGCACCAGTGCAAGCTGCTTCTCTTCTGTTATTAGGGCCCTTTGTGGACTATTGCTTGACAAATAAAACAGTTGGCGCATATCCATATAGTACAACATCTGTG TACTTCATTATCTTATCATGCACGATCGCGATAGGGACCAATCTCAGCCAATTCATTTGCATCGGCAGATTCTCAGCCTTGACCTTCCAAGTGCTTGGCCATATGAAGACTATTCTTATCCTGACCTTAGGTTTCATTTTCTTTGGGAAAGAAGGTCTTAACCTACACGTAGTTCTGGGCATGGTAATTGCGATTTTGGGAATGATATGGTATGGGAACGCCTCTTCTAAGCCCGGAGGAACAGAGACTCGGACCATTTCTTCGCCACACCCCAAaccccaaaaccaaaacggATTATCAGAATCCAGCGAGCTTGATGAGAAGGTGTAG